From one Nonomuraea polychroma genomic stretch:
- a CDS encoding cytochrome P450 produces MQIDLLEDTWEREVPHEQFAYLRRHAPVHWHEVPGDTGFWAVTRYQDVKAISRDAHTWSTEMGTAFIRTQTPEFIALASLTLLNMDPPKQTRYRKLVSAGFTPRMIAQLKGKIQRRAEKIADAVLDKGGEVEFVGDVAQYLPLQMICDLVGVPEQDHARIFDWSNRMVGFQDPDFRTTPEDGEIASAEAFAYCDELVEERRAHPRDDILTALVQAEVDGDRLTREEIGMFFVILFVAGNETTRNLIAHAMNALIAHPGSYRELAAGIDDEELWRTATEEFLRWGSSIHNFRRTATRDTELHGQPIAAGEKVVTFYASANHDEDVFTDPHVLDIRRSPNDHVTFGGGGPHFCLGAGLARMQIRCMIRELLRRFPAAEHAGPVRRMRSDFINGIKHMPVRFSGQS; encoded by the coding sequence ATGCAGATCGACCTGCTGGAAGACACCTGGGAACGCGAGGTCCCGCACGAGCAGTTCGCCTACCTGCGGCGACACGCGCCGGTCCACTGGCACGAGGTGCCGGGCGACACCGGGTTCTGGGCCGTCACGAGATACCAGGACGTGAAGGCGATCAGCCGCGACGCGCACACGTGGTCCACCGAGATGGGCACCGCGTTCATCCGTACGCAGACCCCCGAGTTCATCGCCCTGGCGAGCCTGACCCTGCTCAACATGGACCCGCCCAAGCAGACCCGCTACCGGAAGCTGGTCAGCGCCGGTTTCACGCCGAGGATGATCGCCCAGCTCAAGGGGAAGATCCAGCGGCGCGCCGAGAAGATCGCCGACGCCGTGCTGGACAAGGGCGGCGAGGTGGAGTTCGTCGGCGACGTGGCACAGTATCTGCCGCTGCAGATGATCTGCGACCTGGTCGGCGTGCCCGAGCAGGATCACGCCCGGATCTTCGACTGGTCCAACCGCATGGTCGGCTTCCAGGATCCCGACTTCCGCACCACGCCGGAGGACGGCGAGATCGCCTCGGCGGAGGCGTTCGCGTACTGCGACGAGCTCGTCGAGGAGCGGCGCGCGCACCCGCGCGACGACATCCTGACCGCTCTGGTGCAGGCCGAGGTCGACGGCGACCGGCTGACCAGGGAAGAGATCGGCATGTTCTTCGTGATCTTGTTCGTGGCCGGGAACGAGACCACCCGCAACCTCATCGCCCACGCCATGAACGCGCTGATCGCCCATCCCGGCAGCTACCGGGAGCTGGCCGCCGGCATCGACGACGAGGAGTTGTGGCGCACGGCCACCGAGGAGTTCCTGCGCTGGGGCTCCTCGATACACAACTTCCGGCGTACCGCGACCAGGGACACCGAGTTGCACGGACAGCCGATCGCCGCGGGAGAGAAGGTGGTCACCTTCTACGCCTCGGCCAACCACGACGAGGACGTCTTCACCGATCCCCATGTGCTGGACATCCGGCGCAGCCCGAACGACCACGTGACGTTCGGCGGCGGCGGGCCGCACTTCTGCCTGGGCGCCGGCCTGGCCAGGATGCAGATCCGCTGCATGATCAGAGAGCTGCTGCGCCGCTTCCCCGCGGCCGAGCACGCCGGCCCGGTCCGGCGGATGCGCTCGGACTTCATCAACGGCATCAAGCACATGCCGGTGCGCTTCAGCGGCCAGAGCTGA
- a CDS encoding TetR/AcrR family transcriptional regulator yields MGRTQDQRRAETRARLIDAAADLFARKGFHAVSAEAVAGAADRTTGALYDHFGGKEGLLLALLEVWKEQAAAELLAGFEEVSGLDERLAAMFGVLTRDRSAPWLLLEMELWLHGARDPAIGEPLARRYADVRARLAEGLSDWAAAAGVPLRRSPEQTAAGVLAMLIGCAVQHRLDPPAVEARAVVENLRDLLGLS; encoded by the coding sequence GTGGGTCGTACTCAGGATCAGCGGCGGGCCGAGACGCGGGCGCGGCTGATCGACGCCGCCGCCGATCTGTTCGCCCGCAAGGGCTTCCACGCCGTTTCCGCCGAGGCGGTGGCCGGCGCCGCCGATCGCACCACAGGCGCGCTGTACGACCACTTCGGCGGCAAGGAAGGGCTGCTGCTGGCCCTGCTGGAGGTGTGGAAGGAGCAGGCCGCGGCCGAATTGCTGGCCGGGTTCGAGGAGGTCAGCGGGCTCGACGAGCGGCTGGCCGCCATGTTCGGCGTGCTCACCCGCGATCGCAGCGCGCCCTGGCTCCTGCTGGAGATGGAGCTGTGGTTGCACGGCGCCCGCGACCCCGCCATCGGCGAGCCCCTGGCCAGGCGGTACGCCGACGTCCGCGCCCGGCTCGCCGAAGGGCTCTCCGACTGGGCCGCGGCGGCCGGCGTGCCGCTGCGCCGCTCGCCGGAGCAGACCGCCGCCGGCGTGCTGGCGATGCTCATCGGCTGCGCCGTGCAGCACCGCCTCGACCCGCCGGCGGTCGAGGCCCGCGCCGTCGTGGAGAACCTACGCGACCTGCTCGGGCTGTCGTAG
- a CDS encoding pyridoxamine 5'-phosphate oxidase family protein, whose product MAEPRVATLTTLRPDGSPHVVAVRFTWDADAALARVLTVAASRKARNLVRGGRAALCQVDGFRWVTLEGAATVSDDPRRVAEAARRYSRRYGSPPPAPPGRVVVEIAVDRTMTLNI is encoded by the coding sequence TTGGCCGAGCCTCGCGTGGCCACGCTGACGACCCTGCGGCCCGACGGCTCCCCGCACGTGGTGGCCGTGCGCTTCACCTGGGACGCCGACGCCGCCCTGGCCCGCGTGCTGACCGTCGCCGCCTCCCGCAAGGCCCGCAACCTGGTGCGGGGCGGCCGTGCCGCGCTCTGCCAGGTCGACGGGTTCCGCTGGGTCACCCTCGAGGGCGCCGCGACGGTGTCCGACGATCCGCGCCGGGTGGCAGAGGCCGCCCGCCGCTACAGCCGACGTTACGGTTCGCCGCCGCCCGCGCCGCCCGGCCGGGTCGTGGTCGAGATCGCGGTGGACCGCACCATGACACTCAACATCTGA
- a CDS encoding NAD(P)H-dependent flavin oxidoreductase — MLRTWLTERFRLDVPLVGAPMAGVSDGRLAAAVSAAGALGMFGVPATASASWIAEQAAVAADSGRPYGIGLMAWVLQDDPGQLEAVLAARPSLASVSYGDYARFVEPLKRAGIAVATQAGTTDEARAAEQAGVDVIVARGGEGGGHGRDDVATLPLLQSVLDAVGVPVLAAGGIATARGLAAVLAAGAEGAWAGTAFLGCAEATLSEPARRRVLDTGETGTAYGRVFDVAQRLAWPPEYGGRALRNPFFDRWHGREDDLAADDAAPAELEAARRTGDFDTAYIYAGQAVGMVGRTRTAADVVADFAAADKLLGRFGTP; from the coding sequence ATGCTGCGTACCTGGTTGACCGAGCGATTCCGGCTCGACGTGCCGCTGGTCGGCGCCCCGATGGCGGGGGTGAGCGACGGGCGGCTGGCCGCGGCCGTCTCCGCGGCGGGCGCGCTGGGCATGTTCGGCGTGCCCGCCACGGCCTCGGCCTCATGGATCGCCGAGCAGGCCGCCGTCGCCGCCGACAGCGGCCGGCCGTACGGGATCGGGCTGATGGCCTGGGTGCTGCAGGACGATCCCGGGCAGCTGGAGGCGGTGCTCGCCGCCCGTCCCAGCTTGGCCTCCGTCAGCTACGGCGACTACGCCCGGTTCGTCGAGCCGCTGAAGCGGGCGGGGATCGCCGTCGCGACCCAGGCGGGCACCACGGACGAGGCGCGCGCGGCCGAGCAGGCCGGCGTGGACGTGATCGTGGCCCGCGGCGGCGAGGGCGGCGGTCATGGCCGCGACGACGTGGCCACGCTGCCGTTGCTGCAGAGCGTGCTGGACGCGGTCGGCGTCCCGGTGCTGGCCGCGGGCGGCATCGCCACGGCTCGGGGGCTGGCCGCCGTGCTCGCGGCAGGCGCGGAAGGGGCCTGGGCAGGCACGGCGTTCCTCGGCTGCGCCGAGGCGACCCTGTCCGAGCCTGCCCGGCGGCGTGTCCTGGACACCGGCGAGACCGGCACCGCCTACGGCCGGGTCTTCGACGTGGCCCAGCGGCTCGCCTGGCCGCCCGAGTACGGCGGCCGCGCCCTGCGTAACCCCTTCTTCGACCGCTGGCACGGCCGGGAGGACGATCTGGCCGCCGACGACGCGGCGCCGGCCGAGCTGGAGGCCGCCCGCCGCACGGGTGACTTCGACACCGCCTACATCTACGCCGGGCAGGCCGTCGGCATGGTAGGCCGGACCCGCACGGCCGCCGACGTGGTCGCCGACTTCGCCGCCGCCGACAAACTGCTGGGCCGCTTCGGCACCCCGTAA
- a CDS encoding class I SAM-dependent methyltransferase, which translates to MIYEHPLAYVLGLEGLALLRSFTGEHDRTFVDARLAEIRKLLDDDTLADAAVEVARVDTVEGYHIWSKTYDGPNSAFDIDEPFIREIVDALPAGVALDAACGTGRLAAYLAGRGHRVLGVDSSPDMLARARERVPQGEFHLGDLNRLPLPDDAVDLVVCSLALTHVPALDPVLAEFARVLRPGGQVVISDIHPDGVARGVIPSVRLPDGRPARVATYHHPIGDYLRAALAAGLQVRRCEEPPLESHDGPVPAAAPLGPWDVWPWVLYDIVPEAARAAMAGEPSMVVWQFELGR; encoded by the coding sequence GTGATCTACGAGCATCCCCTGGCCTACGTCCTCGGCCTGGAAGGCCTCGCGCTGTTGCGCTCGTTCACCGGCGAGCACGACCGGACGTTCGTCGACGCCCGCCTTGCCGAGATCCGCAAGCTCCTCGACGACGACACGCTGGCCGACGCCGCCGTGGAGGTCGCCCGCGTGGACACGGTGGAGGGCTACCACATCTGGTCGAAGACGTATGACGGTCCCAATTCCGCGTTCGACATCGACGAGCCCTTCATCAGGGAGATCGTCGACGCGCTGCCCGCGGGCGTCGCCCTGGACGCCGCCTGCGGCACCGGACGGCTCGCGGCCTACCTGGCCGGCCGCGGGCACCGGGTCCTCGGTGTGGACAGCTCGCCCGACATGCTGGCCCGGGCCCGCGAACGGGTGCCGCAGGGCGAGTTCCACCTCGGCGACCTGAATCGGCTGCCGCTGCCCGACGACGCCGTGGACCTGGTGGTCTGCTCATTGGCGTTGACGCACGTCCCCGCGCTGGACCCGGTGCTGGCCGAGTTCGCCCGGGTGCTGCGGCCCGGCGGGCAGGTGGTCATCTCGGACATCCATCCCGACGGGGTGGCGCGTGGCGTGATCCCGTCCGTACGCCTGCCGGACGGGCGACCGGCGCGCGTCGCCACCTACCACCACCCGATCGGCGACTACCTCCGTGCCGCGCTGGCGGCGGGCCTGCAGGTGCGCCGCTGCGAGGAACCACCGCTCGAGTCCCATGACGGGCCCGTGCCTGCCGCCGCGCCACTGGGACCGTGGGACGTGTGGCCGTGGGTCCTGTACGACATCGTCCCCGAGGCGGCGCGGGCGGCCATGGCGGGGGAGCCGTCGATGGTCGTCTGGCAGTTCGAGCTAGGCCGCTAG
- a CDS encoding NAD(P)H-binding protein translates to MPQRNPILITGAAGEIGGVSRTMVDMLLEQGHPVRAFVRQDDERAHSLRLAGAEVFVGDLLNIADVTTALKGCRRIYFSMSLSPYYTDAVSLMAAAARAQGDIEVFVNISEYEQWFMSFEKMTAPEEERRSWLGGLVTDWSPQHRAHWVAEQVLDWSGVPTVNVRAAIFVENPILTWLALEPLSNGELRLPFGTQQFAPIAGYDVAELCAKILVDPVPHISKSYELTGPDLKDMHGFAEDYAAALGRQVTYVPDDVETWNKQYVDRAMAAYPHIAEHLKSLTRLVAGGRYGAGGVSEQLETLLGRPPKTVRWALENHPRIRKLAAA, encoded by the coding sequence ATGCCACAGCGCAATCCCATCCTGATCACCGGCGCCGCCGGCGAAATCGGTGGTGTGAGCCGAACAATGGTCGACATGCTGCTTGAACAAGGGCACCCGGTGCGCGCGTTCGTGCGACAGGACGACGAACGCGCGCACTCGCTCCGCCTGGCAGGGGCCGAGGTCTTCGTCGGTGACCTGCTCAACATCGCCGACGTGACCACCGCGCTGAAGGGCTGCCGCCGCATCTACTTCAGCATGAGTCTGTCGCCGTACTACACCGACGCCGTCAGCCTGATGGCCGCGGCGGCAAGGGCCCAGGGCGACATCGAGGTCTTCGTCAACATCTCCGAGTACGAGCAGTGGTTCATGTCGTTCGAGAAGATGACCGCACCAGAGGAAGAACGGCGTTCGTGGCTCGGCGGACTCGTCACGGACTGGTCGCCGCAGCATCGGGCCCACTGGGTCGCCGAGCAGGTGCTGGACTGGTCGGGCGTCCCGACCGTCAACGTGCGGGCGGCCATCTTCGTCGAGAACCCCATCCTGACCTGGCTGGCGCTGGAGCCGCTGAGCAACGGTGAACTGCGCCTGCCCTTCGGCACCCAGCAGTTCGCGCCCATCGCCGGTTATGACGTGGCGGAGCTGTGCGCGAAAATCCTCGTCGACCCGGTGCCGCACATCTCGAAGTCCTACGAGCTCACCGGTCCGGATCTGAAGGACATGCACGGGTTCGCGGAGGACTACGCGGCCGCCCTGGGACGCCAGGTCACCTACGTTCCCGATGACGTCGAAACCTGGAACAAGCAGTACGTGGACCGCGCCATGGCCGCGTATCCACACATAGCGGAGCACCTGAAGTCCCTGACCCGGCTGGTCGCCGGCGGACGGTACGGCGCCGGTGGCGTCAGCGAACAGCTGGAAACCCTGCTCGGGCGCCCGCCGAAGACCGTGCGGTGGGCTCTGGAGAACCATCCGCGCATCCGGAAGCTGGCGGCTGCATGA
- a CDS encoding SDR family oxidoreductase yields MSDAMLSGRVAVITGASSGIGEATAEHLAALGAKVAVLARRADRLNDLVARIEKNGGAALALAADVTDAAALQAAADRVRSELGVADLLLNNAGVMLPAPIEELATDQWRRQIELNVTGVMNAIAAFVPQLVEAAAERGVADLVNVSSIAAQNIFPTFAVYSGTKAYVTHLSRHLRAELGGKNVRVSAIEPGIVGTELQGHVTDPGAQEWLEGAKQSMEWLTPQDVAQTVGFLATLPPRANLQQVTIMPTGQAA; encoded by the coding sequence ATGTCCGACGCAATGCTCTCCGGTCGTGTCGCCGTGATCACCGGCGCCTCCAGCGGCATCGGCGAGGCCACGGCCGAGCACCTGGCCGCTCTGGGCGCCAAGGTGGCGGTCCTGGCGCGCCGCGCCGACCGGCTGAACGACCTGGTGGCCCGCATCGAGAAGAACGGCGGCGCCGCCCTGGCCCTGGCCGCCGACGTGACCGACGCGGCCGCTCTCCAGGCCGCCGCGGACCGGGTACGGTCCGAGCTCGGCGTGGCCGACCTGCTGCTCAACAACGCCGGGGTGATGCTGCCCGCGCCGATCGAGGAGCTCGCCACCGACCAGTGGCGGCGCCAGATCGAGCTGAACGTCACCGGCGTGATGAACGCGATCGCCGCGTTCGTCCCGCAGCTGGTCGAGGCCGCGGCGGAGCGGGGCGTGGCCGACCTGGTCAACGTCTCCTCCATCGCCGCCCAGAACATCTTCCCCACCTTCGCCGTCTACTCCGGCACCAAGGCGTACGTCACGCACCTGTCCCGGCACCTGCGTGCCGAGCTCGGCGGGAAGAACGTGCGCGTGTCGGCGATCGAGCCCGGCATCGTCGGCACCGAGCTGCAGGGCCACGTCACCGACCCGGGCGCGCAGGAGTGGCTTGAGGGGGCCAAGCAGTCGATGGAGTGGCTCACGCCGCAGGACGTCGCCCAGACGGTCGGCTTCCTCGCCACGCTGCCGCCGCGGGCCAACCTGCAGCAGGTCACCATCATGCCCACGGGCCAGGCCGCCTGA
- a CDS encoding NAD(P)H-binding protein: MITVTGATGKVGGELVRLLAAAGEQVTAVSRRPAPLPDGVRHSAADLGDPAGLKAAFDGADALFLLVAGQEPQAVLEAAEAGGIRRVVLLSSQGAGTRPEVYGHPVAFEEAVRGSGLEWTILRPGGFHSNALAWAEPIRAHRTAAAPFGDVALPTVDPADLAEVAAVVLREGRHAGRTYTLTGPRPVTPRERAAAIGAALGEEVRFVEQTREEARGQMLQFMPEPVVEGTLAILGTPTPAEQQVSPDVERILGRAPGDFADWAARNVAVFR, from the coding sequence ATGATCACTGTCACGGGTGCGACGGGCAAGGTCGGTGGCGAGCTGGTCCGGCTGCTCGCCGCCGCGGGCGAGCAGGTGACCGCGGTCTCCCGGAGACCCGCGCCGCTTCCTGACGGGGTCCGGCACAGTGCGGCCGACCTGGGTGACCCGGCCGGTTTGAAGGCCGCATTCGACGGCGCTGACGCGTTGTTCCTGCTCGTCGCGGGGCAGGAACCGCAGGCCGTCCTGGAGGCCGCCGAGGCGGGCGGGATCCGGCGGGTCGTCCTGCTCTCGTCTCAGGGAGCCGGGACCCGGCCGGAGGTGTACGGCCACCCCGTGGCCTTCGAGGAGGCCGTCCGCGGGTCCGGGCTGGAATGGACGATCCTGCGACCGGGCGGTTTCCATTCCAACGCCCTGGCCTGGGCCGAGCCGATCCGCGCCCACCGTACGGCTGCCGCGCCGTTCGGGGACGTCGCGCTGCCGACCGTCGACCCGGCCGACCTCGCCGAGGTCGCGGCCGTGGTGCTGCGCGAGGGCCGGCACGCGGGCCGTACGTACACGCTCACCGGGCCGCGGCCGGTCACCCCGCGTGAGCGTGCCGCGGCGATCGGGGCGGCGCTGGGCGAGGAGGTGCGGTTCGTGGAGCAGACCCGGGAGGAGGCGCGCGGGCAGATGCTGCAGTTCATGCCGGAGCCGGTCGTCGAGGGCACCCTCGCCATCCTGGGCACGCCGACCCCCGCCGAGCAGCAGGTCAGCCCGGACGTGGAGCGGATCCTGGGACGTGCGCCAGGTGACTTCGCCGACTGGGCCGCCCGCAACGTCGCGGTCTTCCGCTGA
- a CDS encoding helix-turn-helix domain-containing protein, with protein sequence MASSSGVSDFLRSRRARLNPEEAGLPADGRIRRVPGLRRDEVARLAGVSVEYYTRLEQGRAANPSAEVLDNLARALRLDATEREHLLDLLARPAPARRASPAPPQRVRPGLHLMLETLQHVPAFVLGRRTDVLAANRLARMVITDFEAMPAPQRNMARYYLLDPEARERVGDWEQVAAETVAVLRLEAGRYPDDRRLSDLVGELMVRSPEFPAWWNDHRVLRRTHGVKRYQHPDVGELVFAYESLQPPGDPDQTLCVYNVEPGSPTAESLRLLADWTAPQPARPLSSGR encoded by the coding sequence ATGGCAAGCAGTTCCGGGGTCTCCGATTTCCTGCGCTCTCGTCGCGCCCGACTGAATCCCGAGGAGGCCGGTCTGCCTGCCGACGGGCGGATCAGGCGGGTTCCCGGGCTGCGGCGCGACGAGGTCGCCCGCCTGGCCGGGGTCAGTGTCGAGTACTACACGCGGCTGGAGCAGGGCCGCGCCGCCAACCCCTCAGCCGAGGTCCTCGACAACCTCGCCCGCGCGCTGCGCCTGGACGCCACCGAGCGGGAGCACCTGCTGGACCTGCTCGCCCGGCCGGCTCCCGCCCGGCGCGCGTCGCCCGCCCCGCCGCAACGTGTGCGGCCGGGGCTGCACCTGATGCTCGAGACCCTCCAGCACGTGCCCGCCTTCGTGCTCGGCCGCCGTACCGACGTGCTGGCCGCCAACCGGCTGGCCCGCATGGTGATCACCGACTTCGAGGCCATGCCCGCGCCCCAGCGCAACATGGCCCGCTACTACCTGCTGGACCCGGAGGCCCGCGAGCGGGTGGGTGACTGGGAGCAGGTGGCCGCCGAGACCGTGGCCGTCCTCCGGCTGGAGGCTGGCCGCTATCCGGACGATCGCCGGCTGAGCGATCTGGTGGGCGAGCTGATGGTGCGCTCGCCGGAGTTCCCCGCCTGGTGGAACGACCACCGGGTGCTGCGCCGGACGCACGGTGTGAAGCGCTACCAACACCCGGACGTGGGCGAGCTCGTCTTCGCCTACGAGTCGCTCCAGCCGCCCGGCGATCCGGACCAGACCTTGTGCGTCTACAACGTCGAGCCCGGCTCGCCGACCGCCGAGTCGCTTCGGCTCCTGGCCGACTGGACCGCTCCCCAGCCGGCGCGCCCGCTCAGCTCTGGCCGCTGA
- a CDS encoding haloalkane dehalogenase translates to MNRTGKMPIQNVLDSTMSYRELGAGAPIVFLHGNPTSSHLWRNVMPAIGHGRRLAPDLIGMGESGKPAIDYTFADHARYLDAWFDALDLDDVVLVGHDWGGALAFDWAARHPDRVRGIAFTEAIVKPMSWEELPEGGRDLFRAIKTEGVGESMILDNNAFLLEGLPNSVATPLAEHDVAAYARAYPTRESRLPVLRWARSLPLGGEPADVVAWIEAFDRWLAASVEVPKLLIGFRPGPGTMWTDETLAWCAANVAALEIVQHEEIAGHHTPEDHPLAIAAAVDSWLAKLAA, encoded by the coding sequence CTGAACAGGACCGGAAAAATGCCCATCCAGAACGTGCTCGACTCCACCATGTCCTACCGCGAGCTCGGCGCCGGTGCGCCGATCGTCTTCCTGCACGGCAACCCGACCTCCTCCCACCTGTGGCGCAACGTCATGCCCGCCATCGGCCACGGCCGCCGCCTGGCCCCCGACCTGATCGGCATGGGCGAGTCGGGCAAGCCCGCCATCGACTACACCTTCGCCGACCACGCCCGCTATCTGGACGCCTGGTTCGACGCCCTCGACCTCGACGACGTGGTGCTGGTCGGCCACGACTGGGGTGGCGCGCTGGCCTTCGACTGGGCCGCCCGCCACCCGGATCGGGTACGCGGGATCGCCTTCACCGAGGCCATCGTCAAGCCGATGAGCTGGGAAGAGCTCCCCGAGGGCGGCCGCGACCTGTTCAGGGCGATCAAGACAGAGGGTGTGGGCGAGTCCATGATCCTCGACAACAACGCCTTCCTCCTGGAGGGGCTGCCCAACTCGGTCGCCACGCCGCTCGCCGAGCACGACGTGGCCGCGTACGCGCGGGCGTACCCGACCAGGGAGAGCCGCCTGCCGGTGCTGCGCTGGGCTCGCTCGTTGCCGCTGGGCGGGGAGCCGGCCGACGTTGTGGCCTGGATCGAGGCGTTCGACCGGTGGCTGGCGGCCAGCGTGGAGGTGCCGAAGCTGCTGATCGGCTTCCGCCCCGGTCCTGGCACGATGTGGACGGACGAGACCCTCGCCTGGTGCGCGGCGAACGTGGCGGCACTCGAGATCGTTCAGCACGAGGAGATCGCCGGGCACCACACCCCGGAGGACCATCCCCTGGCCATCGCGGCGGCCGTCGACAGCTGGCTGGCCAAACTAGCGGCCTAG
- a CDS encoding aldehyde dehydrogenase family protein: MTSDDNRQTRSTEDAVRACAIRAKQSCATLHNATDTAIDTALRAMAERLRAARDTLTSANEGDLAAAVSAGMSPALQDRLRLTGPRLADMAAELRTLADVAHEPRDQALEERSDGLTLLERRRPVGVIGANFEARPNVTLDIASQFLKSRNAGVLRTGSAALRSSRAIVDQVIAPALGEAGLDPDAIQLVPSEDRSAAYALVSLPELIPLVILRGSGDSTRDLSREAARHGVRTLAHADGGGVLYVDSAADDKTVHQLITDSLDRLGVCNRLNLLLIDRSVYDERLPGILQILDRLGITASLPPHTHPRGYEWSLDPNRAATVTVDAANGPLHAAQIANEETSGLAAAIATEDPAAAAQFIDAYTGSGVFWNSTTRLLDGFKLLRLPETGINIDRVPGPRGPVSFRDLYLRQYMIVPSGRLTS, translated from the coding sequence TTGACCAGCGACGACAACCGTCAGACCCGCTCCACCGAAGATGCGGTGCGTGCTTGCGCGATCCGGGCCAAACAGAGCTGCGCGACCCTCCACAACGCGACGGACACGGCCATCGACACCGCGCTGCGCGCCATGGCGGAACGGTTGCGGGCGGCGCGGGACACCCTCACGTCCGCCAACGAAGGAGACCTCGCCGCAGCCGTATCCGCCGGGATGTCACCCGCCCTCCAAGACCGGCTGCGGCTGACCGGCCCACGGCTGGCGGACATGGCCGCAGAGCTGCGCACGCTGGCGGACGTGGCGCACGAGCCTCGCGACCAGGCCCTCGAAGAGCGCTCGGACGGCCTCACCCTGCTGGAACGCCGCAGGCCGGTCGGCGTCATCGGCGCGAACTTCGAGGCACGCCCGAACGTCACCCTCGACATCGCCTCCCAGTTCCTCAAGTCACGCAACGCAGGCGTGCTCCGCACCGGTTCGGCCGCACTCCGCTCGTCTCGGGCCATCGTGGACCAGGTGATCGCACCGGCCCTCGGTGAGGCCGGCCTCGACCCGGACGCCATCCAGTTGGTCCCTAGCGAAGACCGCTCGGCGGCGTATGCGCTGGTGTCCCTGCCCGAGCTCATTCCGCTGGTCATCCTGCGCGGAAGCGGAGACAGCACCCGCGACCTCAGCCGCGAGGCCGCCCGCCACGGCGTGCGTACCCTCGCCCATGCCGACGGCGGCGGGGTCCTGTACGTGGATTCGGCCGCCGACGACAAAACCGTGCACCAACTGATCACCGACAGCCTGGACCGGCTGGGCGTGTGCAACCGGCTCAATCTGCTGCTCATCGACCGATCCGTCTACGACGAGCGGCTACCCGGCATTCTCCAGATCCTGGACCGCCTCGGCATCACCGCCTCCCTGCCACCGCACACCCACCCGCGCGGATATGAGTGGTCCCTCGACCCGAACCGTGCGGCCACCGTGACGGTCGACGCCGCCAACGGCCCACTGCACGCGGCTCAGATCGCCAACGAAGAGACATCCGGACTGGCTGCCGCCATCGCGACCGAGGACCCCGCCGCCGCCGCGCAGTTCATCGACGCCTACACCGGCTCCGGCGTCTTCTGGAACTCCACCACACGGCTCCTCGACGGATTCAAACTGCTGCGGTTGCCAGAGACCGGCATCAACATCGACCGCGTGCCCGGCCCACGCGGCCCGGTGAGCTTCCGCGACCTTTACCTGCGGCAGTACATGATCGTGCCGAGCGGACGGCTCACATCCTGA